One Deltaproteobacteria bacterium DNA segment encodes these proteins:
- a CDS encoding type II toxin-antitoxin system HicB family antitoxin has product MVYWKGKKFWVGKLLEYPDIMTQGKTLKELEENMKEAYMLMTMEEVPEEHKDKELTLAV; this is encoded by the coding sequence ATGGTTTATTGGAAAGGTAAAAAATTTTGGGTGGGAAAGCTTCTTGAATATCCTGACATAATGACCCAAGGCAAGACTCTGAAAGAACTTGAAGAAAATATGAAAGAAGCTTACATGCTTATGACAATGGAAGAAGTTCCGGAAGAGCATAAAGATAAAGAGCTCACCCTCGCAGTATGA